The Pandoraea vervacti DNA window TTTTTGTCCGAAGAGACAGGCTCCAACGCCACGAATGTCGAATTGGCATTTCGACTCGCGGGGGCGACCGAGCGTATCCGGGTCAAACCCGTATTCCTTACCCCAAGTCCCTGGCTGCTGCGGCAGGCACTCGTGAACAGCATGGGGTTCGCATTGATCCCCAGGCTTTTCGTTGAGGACGACCTGCAAAGCGGGCAACTCGTCGAGTTGATGTCTGAGGCAGAACTCCTAGATCGTTCGGCCATCCAGAGTTTGGTGTATCCGACGCGCAGATTCATGAACAGCCGACTCAGAACCTTCATTGATCACATGCTCGAAGCTGCGGGAAGCCGTGGCGGGTTGCTCGCATAGGTTCCCCGTGCGGATGTGGCAGACGCGCCTTGCGCTTATCAGAGGACTCAATCCATGGCTGAACTTGCTCCCCCCCTCGTTAAACTTCTGGCGATTTCCGGCAGCCTCCGCAAAGCGTCGGTCAATACCAAAATTCTCGAGACCGTGGCGGATTCGGATTTGCTCAACGCGCACGCGGTTATCGACGTGATCGTTCTGACGGACGTGCCCTTGTACAACGAAGATCTGGATTTGGAGGTGCCGCCGCCAGCCGTGCAGGCGCTCAGAGACTCGATTCGTTTCGCAGATGGCGTGATTATCTCGACACCGGAATACAACCATGGCCTGCCGGGCGTACTGAAGAACGCACTGGATTGGGCTTCCCGGCCCCAAGGGCAGTCCTGCCTTGCCGGCAAACCGGTACTGTCACTGTCGGCGTCGCCTGCTTTTACCGGCGGGGTGCGCGCACAGGCGCAGTTGAATGAAACGTTGATTGCCGTCGGCGCTCAGCTCGTGCCTCGCGCGCAAATCGTGATCGGCGGAGCGTCCGAGCAAGTCTCCGCGACACGACTCATGAATGAGGCAACGCTGAACTTCGTCATTGACGGCGTTCGCGATCTGCTTCGCGTGATCGAGCGGAATCGGCACGCACAATATCAGGAGGCGTGAGCGCAAAGCGCAGCCTTCCACCTACGGCTCGGACAAAGCCCCGGGGGCCTCGCCTCCGGGGCTTTTTTATCGGCGCCGGCGGGAAATCGACACCCGGGTACGGCAATGCCGATAAATGTTATCGGGCGAACCGAGGTTCCGACGTTCCGGCATTAAAAATAGAATGAACCGGAACCGTAGCGCCGATCGCGCCCGTCGGGATCGCAACTGTACTCTTTGCCGAATCGCTGAACTGCATGCTTCGCGCCGCCCACAAATCCCTATAGTCGAATGGCACGACAATCCGCGGCCGCATGGCGGTCGTAGCCCCCAAAGCAACGCAGCATCCTGACCGGTGCACGGAGTGAAAAAATGAGCAAGCGACGCGAAGTACCGGGCATTCGCCCCTACGACGGACCCGCAGGCGGATGGGGCGCACTGCGCGCCACCGCTACCGCCGTGCGCCAGCAGATGGAGAGCTTCGAGGCGCCCATCGTGCTGATGCGTACCAATCAGCCCACGGGCTTCGACTGCCCGGGATGCGCGTGGCCCGACAAGGAGCATCGCTCGACGTTCCAATTTTGCGAGAACGGCGCCAAGGCCGTGACATGGGAAGCCACGACCAAGCGCGTCACGCCGGAATTCTTCGCGCAGCACACGGTGTCGTCGCTGCTCGCCATGTCCGACTATGAACTCGAAGACTTTGGCCGCCTGACCCACCCGATGGCCTACGACGCCGCCACCGACAAGTTCGTGCCGGTGGCGTGGGACGCCGCGTTCGCGCGCATCGGCGAGATCCTGCGCAGCTACGATTCGCCGGACAAGGTCGAGTTCTACACGTCGGGGCGCGCCTCGAACGAAGCCGCGTACCTCTTCCAGTTGTTCGCCCGCGAGTACGGCACGAACAACTTCCCCGACTGCTCGAACATGTGTCACGAGCCGACGAGCGTCGGACTGCCGATGTCGATCGGCATCGGCAAGGGCACCGTCTCGCTGGATGACTTCGACGAGACGGAACTCATCATCTCGATCGGCCACAACCCGGGCACGAACCATCCGCGAATGATGGGCACGCTGCACGAAGTCGCGCGTCGCAACGTGCCGATCATCGTCTTCAATCCGTTGCGCGAGCGGGCGCTGGAGCGTTTCGCCGACCCGCAGAACATCATCGAGATGGCGACGTACAGTTCCACGAAGATCGCGTCGACCTACTTCCAGGTCAAAGCAGGAGGCGACGCGGCGGCGCTCAAGGGGATCATGAAGGCGTTGCTCGCGCTCGAAGCCACGCAGGGCAATGTGCTCGACCGCGATTTCATCGCCACCCACACCGAGGGGTTCGACGCGCTCGCCGCCGACCTCGAAGCAACGTCGTGGGCCGACATCGAAAAGGAAAGCGGTCTGACGCGCGACGAACTGGAGCAGGTCGCCGTCGCCTACGCCAAGTCGAACGCCACGATCGTGACGTATGGCATGGGCATCACCCAGCACAACACCGGTACGGCCAACGTGCGCCTCATCGCCGATCTGCTGCTCATGCGTGGCAACTTCGGAAAACCCGGTGCAGGCATCTGCCCGTTGCGCGGCCACTCGAACGTGCAAGGCAACCGAACAGTGGGGATCACGGAGAAACCGTCAGAGGACTTCCTCCAGCGCATTGAAAACGTCTTCGGCTTCAAGCCGCCGCATGGGCACGGTCACGACGCCGTCAAGGCGATGCAGGCCATGGTCGACGGATCGTCCAAGGCGCTCATCTGTCTGGGCGGCAACTTCGCGGTGGCGTTGCCGGATCCGGACTTGTGCTTTCCCGCCATGAAAACGCTGGATCTGAGCGTGCATCTGGGCACGAAACTCAATCGCACGCACCTGCTCGTGGCGAAGGAAACGTTCATCTTGCCGGTGCTCGGCCGTACCGAGCTCGATGTGCAGGCCGGCGGCCCCCAATCGATCACCGTCGAAGATTCGATGTCGATGGTGCACGCGTCTGCCGGCCGGCTCAAACCGGCCTCGGAGCATCTGCGCTCAGAGCCGGCCATCGTGGCGGGCATGGCGCAGGCGACGCTGCCGGCGAGCAAAGTCGACTGGCAGTCGCTTGTCGGCGATTACGACCGCATTCGCGATCTCATCGAGCGCACGGTGCCCGGCTTCGACGACTACAACACGCGCATTCGTGTGCCCGGCGGCTTTCGCATGCCGCTGCCGCCGACCGAGCGTAAATGGGATACCCCGTCGGGCAAGGCGATCTTCTCGGTGTTCAAGGGCGTACGAGAGAACTACGAACCGTGGGCGGACGACGTGCTGCGTCTGATCACGATCCGCAGCCACGATCAGTACAACACCACGATCTATGCGCTGGACGACCGTTATCGCGGCGTGTTCGGCCGTCGTGACGTGTTGTTCATGCACCCGAACGATCTGGCCGCGCACGGGCTGGAACACGGCGATCTCGTCGACATCGAGACGATCTCGTCCGGCCGGGCACTCCGGCTCACGGGCATCACGGTGATCGAGTACAACATTGCGCCAGGCTCGGTCGCCGCCTACTATCCCGAAGCCAATGTGCTGGTGCCGCTCGACTACATCGACGAGGACAGCGGAACGCCGTCATACAAGTCGATTCCCGTTCGTGTCCTGCGCAGCGCGCAGCGCGTCGAACCCGCTGCGACACCTGCTGCAACACCGGCCGCGTCATGACCTGCTGACCCCGAGTGCCGCACACGGACGCCGGGATCGGCCCGCGCGCGGCGTAGCGCTCATCCAACCGCCCGGCGCCGCCGAGCCATCGCACCACCCGTGAGCGAACGGGTGCGGCGCGGTGTCGCCTGCGCCCGGCCGTTGCCTCACTTCAGAGAACGCTCATGGACATGTTAGATGCCCTACAACTGGCCCGATTGCAGTTCGCATTCACGGTCTCGTTTCACATTGTTTTTCCCGCGATCAGCATCGGTCTGGCGAGCTTTCTCGCGGTGCTCGAATGGCGCTGGCTGGCCACCGGCGACGAAGCCTACAAGGACATGTTTCTCTTCTGGTCGAAGATCTTCGCCATCGGCTTCGGCATGGGGGTCGTATCCGGTGTCGTCATGGCGTATGAGTTCGGCACCAATTGGGCCGGCTTCTCACACGTGGCGGGCAACATCACGGGGCCGCTCCTGACTTACGAAGTGCTCACCGCGTTCTTCCTCGAAGCGGGGTTCCTCGGCATCATGCTCTTCGGATGGGAGCGTGTGAGCGAGCGTGCGCATTTCTTCGCCACGCTGATGGTCGCCGTGGGCACGCTCATCTCGACGTTCTGGATTCTCTCGTCGAACAGCTTCATGCAAACGCCGCAGGGCTATGCCATCGAAGCCGGGCGCATCGTGCCGGTCGACTGGTTCAAGGTGGTGTTCAATCCGTCGTTCCCCTATCGGCTGGCTCACATGACCATCGCGGCGTTCATCGTGGCGGCGTTCATCGTCGCGGCGTGTGGGGCATGGCACTTGCTCAAGGGGCGTCGCGACAAGCCCGTCAAGCGCAGCTTTTCGATGGCACTTTGGATACTGCTGGCGCTCGCGCCGATTCAGATTGTCGTGGGCGACGCGCACGGCCTGAATACACGCGAATACCAGCCCGCCAAAATCGCGGCCATCGAAGGGCTCTGGGAAACGGAGAAGGGCGGCACCGCGCTCAACCTGTTCGGCCTGCCCGACATGGACGCGGAAGTGACGCGTTACGCCGTCAAGGTGCCGCATCTGGGCAGCCTGATCCTCACGCACTCGTGGGACGGCGAAATCCGGGGTCTCAAGGAATTCGCCCCGCAGGACCGGCCGTATTCGCCGGTCATCTTCTGGACGTTCCGCATCATGGCCGGCCTCGGCATGCTCATGCTGCTCACGGCGCTCCTCGGCGTCTGGCTGCGCATTCGCGGAAAGTTCTACGAGACCCGCTGGTATCAGTGGATGGTGCTGTGCATGGGGCCTTCCGGGCTGATCGCATTGCTCGCCGGATGGATCACGACGGAAGTCGGACGTCAGCCGTGGACCGTCTACGGCGTGCTGCGCACGACGCAATCCGTCTCGCCGGTGAGCGCGCAGCAAGTCGGCGTGTCGCTGCTGATCCTCGTCGTCGTGTATTTCCTCGTGTTCGGCATGGGGGTGTACTACATGCTCAAGCTCATGAAGCAGGGGCCGAGCGAGAGAGCCGAGTATTTCGTGCGTCTGAAGCATCCGGGACTGAACAACCGCGCGTTGTCGGAACCGTTCGAAGCCGTTCAGGGGGAGTGACGTCATGCATATCGATCTACCTGTGGTCTGGGCGGCCATTATCGGCCTGGGCGTGTTCATCTACGTCGTCCTCGACGGCTTCGATCTCGGCATCGGTCTGCTGTTTCCGTTCTTCGACAGCAAGAGCGAGCGCCAGGTCATGCTCAACACGGTCGCACCGGTGTGGGACGGCAACGAGACGTTTCTGGTGCTGGGCGGCGCCGGGCTGTACGGCGCGTTTCCTGTCGTGTACGCGACACTGCTTCCGGCAAATTACCTGCCACTGATCATGATGGTGGTCGGTCTGATCTTTCGTGGCGCCGCGTTCGAGCTTCGCGCCAAGGCACGCCGCACGCAACATCTGTGGGATCTCGCCTTCATCGGCGGCTCGGCGCTCGCGGCGTTCTGTCAGGGTGTCGTGCTGGGGTCGTTGTTGCAGGGCATCCGGATCGTGAACGAGCAATTTGCCGGCGGCCCGTTCGACTGGCTCTCGCCGTTCAGCGTGTTTTGCGGCATGGGCGTACTCGTCACCTATGCAACGTTGGGGTGTGGCTGGCTCATCCTCAAGACGGACGGCGAGTTGCAGCGCAAGATGCGCCTGCTCATGCGCCCCATGGTCACGGTGCTGCTCGGCATGGTGGCGCTGGTCAGCCTGTGGACGGTGCTCGGCCTGCCGGGCGTGGCGCAGCGCTGGTTCGCCAGCGGCATGCTGGGCTGGTTCCTGCCCGTGCCGATTCTGGTCGTGGCCTGTGTGGCGGGGATCTTCCGTTCGGTGCGCCTGCGTCATGAAGCCGCGCCGTTCGTGTTGACGCTCGCCCTGTGCTTTCTTGGGTACAGCGGACTCATTATCAGCATCTGGCCGAACATCCTGCCGCCCTCGCTCACCATCTGGCAGGCCTCGTCCAGCCCGCAGAGCCAGCAGTTCGCGCTCGTGGGCACGGCCATCGTGCTGCCGATCATTCTCGTCTACAACGCGATGCAGTACCGGGTGTTCCGGGGCAAGGTCCGCGAGCACGACGCCGGCTATCACTAACTTTTGAATTCACGCTGTCATGATTGTCCGGCCCAAACAAAGCTGGTTCCGTCTCCTGTTCGTCTGGAACGGTTCCGTCTTGCAGTCGATCATTCCTCAGCTTCTGTTCATGGGGGCGGTCAGCAGTCTGGCCGTCTTCACGCAGGGGCGAATCTTCGGCGAAAAGATCCCGCTCAACACCACGCTGCTCACGCTGTTCGGGCTCACGCTTGCCATTTTTCTGGCGTTTCGCAACAACGCCAGCTACGAGCGCTTTAACGAGGCACGTCACCTGTGGGGGAATGCGCTGATCGCGTCGCGCGCGCTCGTGTCGCAATTGTTGTGCTACCTGCCTGCCGGCGGTGAAGCGCAGCGTGTGGCCGATCTCACCGTGGCCGTGACCTATGCGCTCAAGCACGAACTGCGCGACAGCGATCCCTATGACGATCTGAGCAAGCTGTTGGGACCGGGACAGGCGGCCTGGCTCGGCAACCGGAAGTACCGCCCCATGGCGATACTTCACCTGCTGCGTGAACGCGTGAGCCGCGCGCACGCGCAGGGGGCGCTCACGGACGCGCAGTTCTGGACCGTCGACGCGCAACTCGTCGACCTCGGCAAGACGATCGGCGGGTGCGAGCGCATTGTGTCGACACCTATTCCGTTCGCCTACAGCGTGCTGCTGCACCGCACGGTCTACACCTACTGCATGTTGCTGCCGTTCGGTCTGGTCGATTCGACGGAGTTCTTCACGCCATTGCTGTGCGTGTTTATCTCTTACACGCTGATCGCACTGGAGGCGATCGCCAACGAGGTGGCCGAACCGTTCGGCGTTGCGCCGAATGCGCTGGCGCTCGACGCCATGACGCGCAATATCGAGCGTTCGGTGTTCGAACTCTGCGGGCGTGAGCTGCCGGACCCCGTCACGCCGAAGTTTCCGTATCAGCTGACCTGAGCGGGCGGGATGCCGGGGCGCAACTGTACTTCGTCACGCAGCGGCGAACTGTCATCCTTGGCGACGGATGGCGCGCCTATGCTGTGGACATCACTCCCCATGTCTAGCCGAATACGGTCCGTCTCGTGAACGCCATCGTCGACCTTCCCGTTGTTTCGATATCCGCTGCGTCAGCGCAACCGGGCGAGCATGGCGCGCCCGTTGTGGACCTGCGCGGGCGGCCGCTTCGCGATTTGCGCCTGTCCGTCATCGATCAGTGCAATTTCCGGTGCACCTATTGCATGCCCCGCGACACGTTTGGCGCCGGGTATCCTTTCCTGCCGGCCTCGGCGCGCCTATCGTTCGATCAGATGGAGACGCTGGCACGCGCCTTTGCTTCGCTGGGCGTCGACAAGATCCGCATTACCGGCGGCGAGCCGCTTTTGCGACGCGGCGTCGAACATCTCATCGAGCGGCTTGCCCGTATTCCGACGTGGGACGGCCGCCCCATGGAGATTGCGCTGACGACCAATGGCGTGCTGCTCAAGGACAAGGCGCGCGCGCTGCGCGACGCCGGACTCACGCGCGTGACCGTGAGTCTCGATGCGCTGGACGACGCGGTGTTCCGGCGCATGACCGACACCGATACGCCGGTCGCGCGGGTGCTGGAGGGCATTGCCGTTGCCGGTGCGGTGGGGCTCGCGCCGGTCAAGGTCAATACGGTGATCGAGCGCGGCGTGAACGACAGCCAGATCTTGCCGCTGGTACGCCACTTCAAAGGCACCGGGGTGGCGCTTCGCTTTATCGAATACATGGACGTGGGCGGTGCCGCAGGCTGGGGCATGTCGCGTGTCGTGACAGCCAGTGAAGTGCGCGACAGGGTGGCGTCGATGTATCGGCTCGTCGCCGTGGACGCCGCGGACGCCGTGAGACCCGGCAGCACGTCCGTCAACTACCGGCACGAGGACGACGGCTCGGAGGTCGGCTTCATCGCCAGCGTCTCGCAGCCGTTTTGTGGCGATTGCACACGGGCGCGGGTGTCCTCCGACGGGCAACTCTATACCTGTCTGTTCGCCACCCAGGGCATGGACCTCAGGCCGTGGCTGAGCGACGGGGCGTCGCCGGCGCGGCTCGCGGAGGCGGTTCGCACCCATTGGCAGTCACGCGGTGACAATTATTCCGAACGTCGGGGCCGGCGCGGCGCGCACGGCGACAAACGTCAGTATCCGACGATTCGCATGTCATTGGTCGGCGGCTGAAGCCGCCGTAGCGCGTGCGTCGTTCCGTCAGGCGTCGTGCGATCGATGCGCGCGAATCGCGGGCGATGAGACCGCTCACCGCGCGCCAGGCGTCGGCACGCTCTGCCGTGCGCAGGCGCCGGCCAGTTTGCCGACCGTAATGACGGCCTGCTCGATCTCGGGCGACCACGGTGTGCTGTAGTTCAGGCGAATGAAGTTGGGGTAGCTGCCGGAGGCTGAGAACATGTAGCCGGGCCCGATGGTAATGCCGCGCTCGAGCGCCTGCTCATAGAGCTTCATGCCGTCGACCGCGCGGGGCAATTCCACCCAGAGCACGTAGCCGCCGGCAGGATTCGAAAGTCGCGTCCCCTCGGGGAAAAAGCGCGTCACGATGGCCTTCATGAGATTGGCCTGTTGGGCATAGGTCTTGCGAAGTCGGCGCAGATGATGCTCGTATCCGTCACGCTCCAGAAACTCCGCGATCGCGATCTGCGGGATGGACGCCGTCGTGAGCGTGTTCAGAAACTTCAGTTTCTCGACCTGATCGCGGTATCGCCCCGGGAGCGCCCAGCCGATCCGGTAGGCCGACGCCAGCGTCTTCGAAAACGATGAACAATGCAGTACCAGTCCGGCGGTGTCGAACTGCTTGAGCGTCGTCGGATACGACTCGCCGTAATACAGCTCGTTGTAGACGCCATTTTCGATGATGGGCATCTCCAGCTCGGTGGCCAGCGCCACCAAGGCCCGCTTGGCATCGTCCGGCATCTCGAAACCCAGCGGATTCTGGAAATTCGGCATGACCATGCATGCCGCGATGCGCTGTTCCTTCGCGATAGCGGCGAGCGCCTGCACGTCGATGCCGCGCGCCGGATCGGTCGGAATCTCGATGGCCTTCATGCCCATGCGCTCGATCGCGTGCAGCATGGCGTAGAAGGTCGGCGACTCCACGGCCACTACGTCTCCCGGCTTGGCGACGGCCTGAAGACAGAGATTGATGGCTTCGGTCGCGCCCACCGTCACGATGATCTCGGCAGGATCGACGCTCACGCCTTTCTCGGAGTAACGCTTGGCGATCTGTCGGATCAGCTTGGGATGACCGGGAGGCAGCGCGTTCTTCATGCCGCGCAACGAATCGTCGCGTGCGGCGGAATACGCGTAGCGGTTGAGCTTTTCGAAGGGAAATGCGGCTGGATCGGGATAGGGCGATCCCAGTGGAACGGCGTCGTTAGCCGAGATCGATCGAAGGGTGGACAGTACCAGTCGGCTCACGTCGACAGAAGCCGAAATGGCAATCGGTTTTGGACTGACCGGCGAGGCGAGCTGCGCACCGCCGCCTTCGCGCGCACTGACAAAGTATCCCGATTGCGGCCGACTGACGATCAGGCCACGGCTTTCGAGCAACAAGTAGGCCCGGATGACCGTGGTAATGCTGATCTGGCGCTGCTGGCTCGTTTGCCGCACCGAGGGCAGACGTTCCCCGGGTTGATAGACACCTTTGCGGATCTGGCCCTCGATGTCGCCCGCCAGCGTCTCGTAAAGTCTCATTTCGTGCTCGCTCCCTGACAACGTCCCGCCCTGCACCTCGGATTCCGATGGTCTGCGCGGGGCTCGCACAACTCTATCAGAACTGTACTCTTCGGATGTCGCCGTTTTTGTGCACTCACACATCGGTTTCCAAGCACTACCCTTCAGTCAATGGATATCGAAGGCACGATCATGGCGACCGAAGAAGGAAGACTGCAAATCACGCGGGCAACGCATACGATGTTCGCGCGCATGACGATCGCGGGCGCACGCTTGCCCGACCCTGCTCGAAAGCTCACCGCGGGAGGTCGCGATGAACCTGCTTGAGGCCATGCGCGTATACACGCGCGTCGTCGAGCGCGCCGGCATTTCTAGCGCTGCGCGCGATCTCGGCATCGGACAATCGGCGGTGAGCGAGCGCATCGAGCGTCTCGAACAGTTTCTGGGCTGTCAGTTGCTGCAACGCACGACTCGGGCGTTCAAGTGCACGCCGGAAGGGGAGATTTTTTACACGCACAGCAAGCAGGTGGTCGAGGCGGCCGCGCAGGCGGTTTCCGAAGTGTCGCGAGACCACGCGCTGTTGAAGGGATACCTCCGGATATCGGCGCCGCATTGCCTTGGCGAGGGCATCATTCCCGAGGCGTTGCGCCACCTGCGCGATATCTGCCCGTCGATGACCTTCGATCTGGTGCTGGAGGATCGTGCCCTTGACCTGATCTCGGAGGGGGTGGACCTGTCGTTTCGACTTGGACGATTGACGGACGGCAGTTTCGTCGCCTGCAAGTTGGGGCAGGTGCCACGCATGCTCGTGGCCGCGCCGTCGTACCTGGCACGTGCGAGCGCGATTCACGGGAGGGACGATCTGGCAGACCACCCGTTCATTCGCATCAAAGGCGATTTCGACAGCGAGCAGTTGCCGTTGATCGATCCTTGGGGACACGAAGACGCTGCACCGATTCGCACCGCAATGACGACGAGTCATTGGCGGCCGATGTACGACATGCTGCGCAGCGCGGCGGGTATCGGCGTAATCAAAGTGCCGGCGGGTATCGATGCGCTGAGAGATGGCAGCCTGGTGCCGGTCCTTCCCGGATACGAAGTCCCCCCTCTGGACCTGCATCTGCTGATCCAGTCGAAGCACCCGTTCCCGCTGCGGATTCGGCATGCCGTCGACGAGATTCGAAAGTGCATGCCGGAGATTTTGAGGGCCCGCGCGACGCCGGGAGATACGCGATGAGACCTACCGGCGATGCGCGCGAAAAGATCCGGCGCCGACGTCGACAGGCGTTGTGGTTCGTGGCCCTGTGGTGTGCGGGCGTCGCGTTGACCGCTGCGGTGACGTTGCCTTTGCATCTGCTCGTCGTCTGGGCAAGGTAAGCCGCGAACACCACGAATGCCACGAATGCCGCGCGGGGCGCCTGCGACCTATACTTTTTTTGAGCGAACGCCTTGTTCGCCCGCCCCGTCGCTTCGTTCGGTATCAGGAGACCATCATGACTCGCAAATACATCGATTGCCGGGAATTTCCCAGTGAAACGAACTGCTCCGTCGCCCTCAGCGCAGACTCGGAGAACGAGTTGCTGGAGGCGGCCGTTCAGCATGCGGTGACGGTCCACAAGCACGCCGACTCCCCGGCGCTTCGCTCACAACTGAAGACACTGTTCCACGACGGCACGCCACCGGTCGAGTCCCCGCCTCGCGGCTGAAGGCGGGGAAATGAGCGACGTGACTGCCGGGGTGAGACGACGGGTTTGGGACGCCAAGCCGAAACGTATACGGAATGGTGCAATTGTATAATCTGGGTGCCATTCACTCCGGCCTTGTCCAACGTCTCCGTGACCCGATTCATTCCTGCACACTCGCCCGCTAACGGCGATACCGCCTCCCTGTCGACGGCAGAACGCGCCCATGCGGAAATTCGTCGGCAGATTCTGTCGGGCGAATTGCCTGAGGGCGCGCCGATTCGTCAGGACGAGATTGCGGCGCGTCTGGGCGTGAGCAAGATTCCGGTGCGCGAGGCGCTGATGCGTCTGCAATCGGAAGGATGGGTGGTGCTCAAGCGCAATGCCGGGGCGTTTGTCACGCCGCTCACGGTGAGCGACTGTGTCGAGATGCTCGACATGCGTATCGCGCTCGAATGCCGCGCGCTGGAACTGGCCGTGCCCAACATGGCGCCCAGTGATCTGGCCGTGGCAGAGCAGTGGCTCCAACGCTACGCGAAAGCGGACACGCCACAGTCGTGGAGCGAACTGAATCTTGCCTTCCATCAGGCACTGTACGCGCCGGCCAATCGCCCACGTCTGGTCGCTACGGCGCACGCGGCTCAGGAGCGCATGGGCCGCTTTCTGCGCGCGCATCTGTCTGCGGTCAACGATCACCAGCGCTCCACTGACGAGCACCTCGCCATCCATCGCGCCTGCGCCGCCGGCGACACCAAAACGGCTGTGCGACTGCTGCGCAAACACCTCGAACAAACACAACGCGAAGTGATGGCGTTCTTCCGGCTGAACGCGAAGGCGTAAGCGTTACCTCAGTCTTTTCGTCACGGGGAAACACGACTCCCGGCCGTCGTTGTTTGCGCAAAATCGTATACGAAATGAATAAATCATATACGGCAACATTTATGTTCGCGTATAGTCCGTGTGACCCGGGTCATGTGTCCCGGGGCAGTCGGGCAGTCCCGCGCGGGACTTCGTGCCCGTCACCTGTCTCGCCTGTCGTGTGCCAACGAGGCGCTGTGTGCGCCCGCGTGGCCATGTAAAGCGTATCCAGGACGCCTCGCCGCTGTGTTGTTTTCCAGGGCTAGGACTT harbors:
- a CDS encoding LysR family transcriptional regulator, with protein sequence MNLLEAMRVYTRVVERAGISSAARDLGIGQSAVSERIERLEQFLGCQLLQRTTRAFKCTPEGEIFYTHSKQVVEAAAQAVSEVSRDHALLKGYLRISAPHCLGEGIIPEALRHLRDICPSMTFDLVLEDRALDLISEGVDLSFRLGRLTDGSFVACKLGQVPRMLVAAPSYLARASAIHGRDDLADHPFIRIKGDFDSEQLPLIDPWGHEDAAPIRTAMTTSHWRPMYDMLRSAAGIGVIKVPAGIDALRDGSLVPVLPGYEVPPLDLHLLIQSKHPFPLRIRHAVDEIRKCMPEILRARATPGDTR
- a CDS encoding DUF1059 domain-containing protein, with translation MTRKYIDCREFPSETNCSVALSADSENELLEAAVQHAVTVHKHADSPALRSQLKTLFHDGTPPVESPPRG
- a CDS encoding GntR family transcriptional regulator, whose amino-acid sequence is MPFTPALSNVSVTRFIPAHSPANGDTASLSTAERAHAEIRRQILSGELPEGAPIRQDEIAARLGVSKIPVREALMRLQSEGWVVLKRNAGAFVTPLTVSDCVEMLDMRIALECRALELAVPNMAPSDLAVAEQWLQRYAKADTPQSWSELNLAFHQALYAPANRPRLVATAHAAQERMGRFLRAHLSAVNDHQRSTDEHLAIHRACAAGDTKTAVRLLRKHLEQTQREVMAFFRLNAKA